One part of the Bacillota bacterium genome encodes these proteins:
- a CDS encoding GHMP kinase has translation MNLQGIVRMPGSCGELVQGTASGVNFHVTCPVNLYSKATVTLVPSLKKIFYPKNRTKTAQAVRKILNHFGYFDFGAIIEIASSLPLGKGMASSTADLAAACYAVGAALKIRVEPGVIAKIALSIEPSDGTFYPGIWLFDHVRGSMQESLGEPLPLGILVLDFGGAVDTLKFNQHPELPLYNQMNEAKTKAALELVKLGLSRKDPFLVGEGATISAMANQAINPKPRFHELVDFVLKRGAYGVNVAHSGTVAGVLLPPGQERNSRLIQQIAEKFPEIKNYYSLQLTGGGGRYLGKTQKKERSHAKSQAWGKS, from the coding sequence GTGAATCTTCAGGGGATCGTACGCATGCCGGGTTCCTGCGGGGAACTGGTTCAGGGCACCGCGTCCGGGGTAAACTTTCACGTAACCTGTCCTGTCAACCTCTACAGCAAGGCTACTGTTACCCTCGTGCCTTCTTTGAAAAAAATTTTTTATCCAAAAAACCGGACCAAAACGGCACAGGCCGTTCGGAAAATTTTAAACCATTTCGGGTATTTCGACTTTGGGGCGATTATAGAAATAGCCTCCAGTCTTCCCCTGGGTAAGGGAATGGCAAGCAGCACCGCCGACCTTGCCGCTGCCTGCTACGCAGTTGGAGCTGCCTTAAAGATCAGAGTCGAGCCCGGCGTAATTGCAAAGATCGCCTTATCTATTGAACCTTCAGATGGGACCTTCTACCCGGGCATCTGGTTGTTCGATCACGTCCGGGGTTCAATGCAGGAGAGTCTGGGAGAGCCACTCCCGTTGGGAATTCTGGTGCTCGACTTCGGGGGAGCAGTGGATACGCTCAAATTCAACCAGCACCCCGAGTTGCCCCTTTACAATCAAATGAACGAGGCAAAAACAAAGGCGGCCCTTGAGCTGGTGAAACTGGGTCTCAGCCGAAAGGATCCTTTCCTTGTTGGCGAAGGAGCAACGATCAGCGCCATGGCAAATCAAGCCATCAATCCCAAACCGAGATTTCATGAATTAGTAGATTTTGTACTCAAAAGGGGAGCATATGGTGTTAATGTGGCTCACAGCGGAACCGTGGCGGGAGTCCTGCTGCCGCCGGGACAGGAAAGAAATAGCCGTTTAATCCAGCAAATTGCAGAAAAGTTTCCAGAAATCAAGAATTACTACTCTTTACAGTTGACCGGTGGAGGGGGCCGGTACTTGGGAAAAACGCAAAAAAAGGAGAGGAGTCATGCAAAATCACAGGCATGGGGGAAATCTTAA
- a CDS encoding threonine-phosphate decarboxylase, with amino-acid sequence MQNHRHGGNLNATAVKYGLKPQDIVDFSTNTNPLGPPQEIQKNLKKNLSLIAFYPEPDCQTLKEAAAPLLDVSPQQITFSNGAIELIYLVVQALQPRTVLIPGPTFREYEIAARVWNAQVKHLKLSPQKGFALDLEHLVRAAQGTDLVFICNPNNPTGYLLPPEILKPFLEFCRRRSIFVVVDESFLFFHRDWRKLTCIPETRKNKGILIIHSLTKFYAIPGLRVGYGVAHPETINFLSNFQPPWQVNSLAQAATLLAFRAKGYARETRRLVMRERNFLVLSLAKIPCFKVFPSEANYLLVKLQEPLSASHLEDKLARRGILIRNCSNFAFLGDNFIRIAVKKRPENLLLLKNLKDIIYQLECKEV; translated from the coding sequence ATGCAAAATCACAGGCATGGGGGAAATCTTAATGCAACCGCAGTAAAATACGGATTGAAGCCCCAGGATATAGTTGACTTCAGCACCAATACAAATCCTCTGGGCCCCCCTCAAGAAATTCAAAAAAACTTGAAAAAAAATCTTTCCCTGATCGCATTTTATCCGGAACCGGACTGCCAGACTCTAAAAGAAGCCGCCGCACCTCTGCTAGACGTTTCACCCCAGCAAATTACTTTTTCCAACGGGGCAATAGAATTAATCTACCTTGTAGTTCAGGCTCTTCAACCCCGGACCGTATTGATTCCCGGGCCCACCTTTCGGGAGTATGAAATTGCAGCCCGGGTCTGGAATGCGCAGGTTAAACACCTGAAACTTTCGCCTCAAAAGGGGTTTGCTTTGGATCTCGAGCATCTGGTGCGGGCAGCACAAGGCACCGATCTGGTCTTCATCTGCAATCCAAACAACCCTACCGGTTATCTTCTTCCTCCTGAAATTTTAAAGCCATTTCTGGAATTCTGCCGCAGGAGATCCATCTTTGTTGTTGTCGATGAATCTTTTCTTTTCTTCCACCGCGACTGGAGAAAACTAACCTGCATTCCAGAAACTCGAAAAAACAAAGGGATTTTAATCATCCACTCCCTCACCAAGTTCTATGCAATCCCCGGGCTGAGGGTAGGCTACGGGGTTGCGCATCCTGAAACCATTAATTTCTTAAGTAACTTTCAACCCCCATGGCAGGTCAACAGCCTCGCCCAGGCTGCGACCCTTTTGGCCTTCCGTGCAAAGGGCTACGCCCGGGAAACGCGAAGGCTTGTCATGCGAGAACGGAATTTTCTAGTTCTCTCTTTGGCAAAAATACCTTGCTTCAAGGTTTTTCCCTCTGAAGCCAACTACCTTCTTGTAAAACTCCAGGAACCTCTATCGGCTTCGCACTTAGAGGACAAGCTTGCCAGGAGGGGCATCCTCATTCGAAACTGCAGTAATTTTGCCTTTCTGGGTGATAATTTTATCAGAATTGCTGTAAAAAAAAGACCGGAAAACTTGCTTTTATTGAAAAACCTGAAAGATATTATCTATCAACTGGAATGCAAGGAGGTTTAA
- the cobC gene encoding alpha-ribazole phosphatase — protein MTRVLLVRHGQTVWNHDARYQGHTDIELSEVGLKQARLLAQRLAREPVQAVYASDLKRAYETARILAIPHQLEVQTISSLREINFGAWEGLTFEEIKTRFKELADRWYTTPAEIQIPQGETFAQLKERAYRTVLELVKKHDPGAFIIVTHGGTIRAIICALLDIDLNHAFRIRQDNGALNIIEYHQNRGILCLLNDTHHLCSLS, from the coding sequence TTGACAAGAGTGCTTTTGGTGCGCCATGGCCAAACGGTTTGGAACCATGACGCCCGCTACCAGGGCCATACTGACATTGAACTGAGTGAAGTTGGTCTCAAGCAGGCCCGCCTGCTGGCGCAGCGGCTTGCCAGAGAACCGGTCCAGGCGGTTTACGCGAGCGATCTCAAGCGTGCTTACGAAACAGCGCGGATCCTTGCCATTCCCCACCAGTTAGAGGTCCAAACAATCTCCAGTTTGCGCGAAATTAACTTTGGAGCCTGGGAGGGCCTCACTTTTGAAGAAATCAAAACCCGCTTTAAGGAATTGGCCGACCGCTGGTATACAACCCCTGCAGAAATCCAGATCCCACAGGGAGAAACGTTCGCCCAATTAAAAGAAAGAGCATATCGGACCGTTCTAGAACTGGTTAAAAAGCACGACCCGGGTGCATTTATCATTGTCACACACGGGGGAACCATCAGAGCGATTATCTGCGCCCTTTTGGATATCGACTTGAATCATGCCTTCCGCATTCGCCAGGATAATGGAGCACTGAATATCATAGAATACCACCAGAACCGCGGCATTTTGTGTCTTCTTAATGATACACATCACCTCTGCTCCCTCTCTTAA
- the guaB gene encoding IMP dehydrogenase — translation MIKWDSKIGGKEKGVLNVVEDKFAKIGLTFDDVLLIPGKSSVLPRDVDVSTYLTKDIKLNIPIISAGMDTVTEARMAIAIAREGGIGIIHKNLSIERQAVEVDRVKRSEHGVITDPISLTPQHLVKDALNIMEHYHISGVPITVDGKLVGIITNRDIRFEDDLNRPIMEVMTKDNLITAPVGTTLQEAKNILRRYKIEKLPIVDEQNNLRGLITIKDIEKARQYPNSAKDSKGRLRVGAAVGVGPDLLDRVKALQKAGVDVIVIDTAHGHSSPVLKAIELIKTHFPDLPLIAGNVATAEATRDLIQAGADAVKVGIGPGSICTTRVIAGIGVPQITAIVECAEEAQKYDIPIIADGGIKYSGDITKALAAGASSVMLGSLLAGTEESPGEIEIYQGRSYKVYRGMGSLGAMREGSMDRYFQDNPEKLVPEGVEGRVPYRGPLSETIFQLIGGLRAGMGYCGVRNIKELQTKTKFIKITNAGLQESHPHSVIITKEAPNYSL, via the coding sequence ATGATAAAATGGGATTCAAAGATTGGGGGGAAGGAGAAAGGAGTATTGAACGTGGTTGAAGATAAATTTGCAAAAATCGGACTCACCTTTGATGATGTTCTCCTAATTCCTGGAAAATCCTCGGTCTTGCCCCGGGATGTTGATGTATCAACATACCTCACCAAGGATATTAAACTAAACATCCCGATCATAAGTGCAGGTATGGATACAGTGACCGAGGCCCGGATGGCGATCGCGATCGCAAGGGAAGGCGGAATCGGAATCATCCACAAAAATTTATCCATTGAGCGTCAGGCGGTTGAGGTAGACAGGGTCAAGCGTTCTGAGCACGGAGTTATAACCGATCCCATTTCACTGACCCCCCAACATCTTGTAAAAGATGCGCTGAATATCATGGAACATTACCATATTTCCGGGGTCCCGATTACGGTAGACGGAAAGCTGGTAGGAATCATTACCAATCGTGATATTAGATTTGAAGATGATCTCAACCGCCCCATCATGGAAGTAATGACAAAGGACAACCTGATTACCGCTCCTGTAGGCACTACACTCCAGGAAGCGAAAAACATTTTGCGCCGCTACAAAATAGAAAAGCTGCCGATCGTTGATGAGCAAAACAACCTGCGTGGTCTGATTACAATTAAAGACATTGAAAAGGCCCGGCAGTACCCCAACTCAGCTAAAGACTCAAAGGGGCGCCTGCGGGTGGGCGCTGCGGTCGGAGTCGGCCCGGATCTCCTGGATCGCGTCAAGGCCCTCCAGAAGGCGGGGGTTGATGTTATTGTAATCGATACCGCTCATGGGCATTCAAGCCCGGTCTTAAAGGCAATTGAGCTGATCAAGACCCACTTTCCCGATCTTCCGTTAATCGCAGGCAATGTTGCAACAGCAGAAGCCACCAGGGACCTGATCCAGGCAGGCGCGGATGCAGTAAAGGTGGGGATCGGACCCGGCTCGATATGCACAACTCGTGTCATTGCAGGAATTGGAGTTCCCCAGATTACGGCGATTGTTGAATGTGCAGAAGAAGCTCAAAAATACGATATTCCCATCATCGCCGACGGCGGGATAAAATATTCCGGTGACATTACAAAGGCTCTGGCCGCCGGAGCAAGCTCCGTAATGCTGGGCAGTCTGCTTGCAGGCACCGAGGAAAGTCCCGGTGAAATAGAAATCTATCAAGGCAGAAGTTATAAAGTTTACCGGGGTATGGGTTCTTTGGGTGCAATGCGAGAGGGGAGTATGGACAGGTATTTCCAGGATAACCCTGAAAAACTCGTACCAGAGGGAGTAGAAGGACGCGTACCCTACCGGGGCCCTCTTTCCGAAACCATTTTCCAGCTCATCGGAGGGCTGCGAGCAGGAATGGGTTACTGCGGTGTCAGGAACATTAAGGAACTCCAAACAAAAACCAAATTTATTAAAATTACCAACGCCGGACTGCAGGAAAGCCACCCACACAGTGTTATCATTACAAAAGAGGCGCCCAATTACAGCCTCTAG
- a CDS encoding MoxR family ATPase, producing MFSSIEELQQKLAECEYITDRNVATVVYLALKLQKPLLVEGPAGVGKTELAKVLAKATKSRLIRLQCYEGLDEAKALYEWNYQKQLLRLHIDQMQNKSWEEAKQDIFTPEFLLTRPLLEALLAEVPVVLLIDEVDKSDEEFESFLLEILSDYQVTIPELGTIKALHIPIVILTSNSFREFGDALKRRCIHLYLDYPTFERELDIIYLKVPGIKQALAQQLVRFVQTIRKQKLKKAPSIAETIDWAQALLTLGISSIDEEIIQSTISILLKYQSDIEKISPKVSSLIPEH from the coding sequence ATGTTTTCCTCTATCGAAGAACTCCAGCAAAAGCTGGCCGAATGCGAGTATATTACCGACCGGAATGTCGCGACGGTAGTTTATCTTGCCTTGAAGCTTCAAAAGCCCCTTTTAGTAGAGGGTCCTGCAGGAGTTGGAAAAACTGAGCTGGCAAAAGTCCTGGCCAAGGCTACGAAGAGCAGGTTGATCCGCCTCCAGTGCTACGAAGGTTTAGATGAAGCCAAGGCCCTGTACGAATGGAATTACCAAAAGCAGCTTTTACGTCTCCACATTGATCAAATGCAAAACAAATCTTGGGAAGAAGCCAAGCAAGATATTTTCACTCCTGAGTTTCTTCTTACACGCCCCCTTTTAGAAGCCCTCCTGGCAGAAGTACCGGTCGTTCTGCTGATCGATGAAGTAGATAAAAGTGATGAGGAGTTTGAAAGTTTTCTTTTGGAGATCCTGTCCGACTACCAGGTAACTATACCTGAACTGGGTACAATTAAGGCGCTTCATATACCCATCGTGATCCTTACAAGCAACAGCTTTCGCGAATTCGGCGATGCTCTAAAAAGGAGATGCATTCACCTCTACCTGGACTACCCGACCTTTGAACGAGAGCTGGATATCATCTATCTTAAAGTACCAGGGATTAAACAGGCCTTAGCCCAGCAGCTTGTCCGTTTTGTTCAAACAATCAGAAAGCAAAAACTAAAAAAAGCGCCAAGCATCGCGGAAACCATTGACTGGGCCCAGGCCCTCTTGACCTTAGGGATAAGTTCAATTGATGAAGAAATAATCCAGAGCACCATCAGTATTCTTTTGAAGTACCAGAGCGACATTGAAAAGATCTCGCCAAAGGTTTCTTCTTTAATTCCAGAACATTAA
- a CDS encoding VWA domain-containing protein codes for MEEKILEFCRLLRKSGINISFSQVADALKAAAEVGFLQEDFYCALCCTLVKERADKSLFDKLFRLFFLSLQGGTNNPANKENGEESEDAPGDGAELVQSAEGKGMGKGGGASPALLLVKAVREGNYPLLRFLAELALKSLGKITREQLAEMDKTVERAKVAIGWYEGVNRLERIKEMEKISDATYTRWLEHLAYLENRIKELLEEFFVKNFGLEALEEIALSANLKEKEFHRLNQLEIEEIRKRITKLARKLASKYARRYRRAKRGEIDLRRTVRQAMLSGGTPIRLKYRKKVISKPELVLLCDVSGSVAVFSEFMLQLVYTIQNRFRAVRSFLFVDVIDEVTDYFLKQDLEEALHEAFSKAYFSYSGFSDFGKVFTIFANKYLPGVSPKSTVIILGDARNNWRPDEREFLQKIAERVRKVLWFNPQPQSGWDTEDSIMRIYAPYCRQVFECRNLKQLEDVIEAIL; via the coding sequence ATGGAAGAGAAAATTCTGGAGTTCTGCCGGCTTCTTCGCAAAAGCGGAATCAATATTTCATTTTCTCAAGTTGCAGACGCACTGAAAGCCGCTGCGGAGGTAGGCTTTCTTCAGGAAGACTTCTATTGCGCCCTGTGCTGCACTCTGGTTAAAGAGCGCGCCGATAAATCCTTATTTGACAAGCTTTTTCGGCTCTTTTTTTTATCCCTGCAGGGTGGAACAAACAATCCAGCAAACAAAGAAAACGGAGAGGAAAGCGAGGACGCCCCTGGAGACGGCGCAGAGCTGGTCCAGAGCGCCGAAGGAAAAGGGATGGGAAAGGGAGGGGGGGCTTCACCTGCCCTTCTGCTGGTGAAAGCAGTACGCGAAGGCAACTACCCTTTACTCCGCTTTCTTGCAGAACTGGCCCTTAAAAGTTTGGGAAAAATCACGCGGGAACAGCTTGCAGAAATGGATAAAACAGTGGAGAGGGCCAAAGTGGCAATAGGCTGGTACGAAGGGGTCAACAGGCTGGAGCGCATCAAAGAAATGGAAAAGATCAGCGACGCCACCTATACCCGGTGGCTGGAGCATCTTGCCTATCTTGAAAATAGAATCAAAGAGCTTTTAGAAGAATTTTTTGTCAAAAATTTCGGCCTGGAGGCCTTAGAAGAGATCGCGCTCTCTGCGAACCTGAAAGAAAAGGAATTTCACCGGTTGAATCAGCTTGAAATAGAAGAAATCCGCAAGAGGATCACAAAGCTGGCACGCAAGCTCGCTTCAAAATACGCGCGCCGCTACCGAAGAGCAAAACGCGGAGAAATTGACTTAAGGAGAACGGTAAGACAGGCAATGCTGTCAGGCGGCACACCAATCCGTTTAAAGTACCGGAAAAAAGTCATCAGCAAACCGGAACTGGTGCTGCTATGCGATGTTTCCGGTTCCGTAGCGGTCTTCAGTGAATTTATGCTGCAGCTTGTTTATACCATCCAGAATAGATTTCGCGCCGTACGATCTTTTCTTTTTGTTGATGTAATCGATGAGGTGACAGATTACTTCTTGAAGCAAGATCTGGAAGAGGCCCTTCATGAGGCTTTTTCGAAAGCGTATTTTTCTTATTCTGGCTTTTCCGACTTTGGCAAGGTATTCACCATTTTCGCAAATAAATACCTCCCCGGAGTTTCGCCGAAAAGCACGGTTATCATCTTGGGTGATGCCAGAAACAACTGGCGCCCGGACGAAAGGGAATTCTTGCAAAAAATCGCGGAACGGGTGAGAAAAGTCCTCTGGTTCAACCCCCAACCGCAAAGCGGCTGGGATACCGAGGACAGCATTATGAGAATTTATGCACCTTATTGCCGGCAAGTATTCGAATGTCGAAACCTGAAACAACTCGAAGACGTGATCGAAGCAATCCTGTGA
- a CDS encoding MgtC/SapB family protein, giving the protein MLSYQEIIIRMLISLLVGLIIGYERTKQQKPAGIRTYSLVCIGATLFMIISAYGLQNLPYISGFRMDPGRIAAQIITGIGFLGAGVIWKDRGTIRGLTTAANLWVTAGLGMAIGLGLYFLTLVAVVCIFLALYSSPILCHLGLLYYPEEKTEKTKEDEEKILG; this is encoded by the coding sequence TTGCTTTCTTACCAGGAGATCATAATCAGAATGTTAATTTCCCTCCTGGTGGGGTTAATCATCGGTTACGAGCGCACAAAACAGCAAAAACCCGCCGGAATTCGAACCTACTCCCTGGTATGCATCGGAGCCACCCTTTTCATGATCATCAGCGCTTACGGACTTCAGAACCTGCCGTACATAAGCGGTTTTCGCATGGACCCGGGCCGGATCGCGGCCCAGATAATTACCGGAATCGGCTTTCTGGGAGCCGGAGTAATCTGGAAAGATCGGGGAACCATTAGAGGATTAACAACTGCAGCCAATCTGTGGGTTACAGCAGGCCTGGGAATGGCAATCGGATTAGGGCTTTATTTTTTAACCCTGGTGGCCGTTGTCTGCATCTTTCTTGCCCTTTACAGTTCTCCCATCCTCTGCCACCTGGGACTCCTTTACTACCCTGAGGAAAAAACGGAAAAGACAAAGGAGGACGAAGAAAAAATTTTAGGTTGA
- the galT gene encoding galactose-1-phosphate uridylyltransferase: MPELRQEPITKRWVIIATERSKRPSDFRVKQNEKSGGACPFCKGNENQTPPEIMAFREPGTNSNEPGWWIRVIPNKFPALQKDETQGSPEQNFFVKMEGIGYHEVIIESPDHNASLEKHSLHQLQEIFRAWQERHNALMKEEIIKYVQIFKNAGAVAGASLEHPHSQLIATPLIPPVIEEELKGAQDFFEEKGCCLYCEINHQELKKNVRVIAENEGFLAYCPFASRFPFETWILPKRHQASFSALDDSLLKQLSSIVKETMQRIISSLDHPPYNLLLHTAPAGYTEVPYYHWHLEILPRLTTVAGFEWGTGVYINPTSPEAAAKYLRETNIKT, translated from the coding sequence ATGCCTGAATTGAGACAGGAACCCATTACCAAAAGATGGGTTATTATAGCTACCGAGCGAAGTAAAAGACCTTCGGATTTCCGCGTCAAACAGAATGAAAAAAGTGGGGGAGCCTGCCCTTTTTGCAAAGGAAATGAAAATCAAACACCACCTGAAATTATGGCCTTTCGCGAACCTGGAACAAACTCAAATGAACCCGGCTGGTGGATCCGGGTGATTCCCAACAAATTTCCCGCGCTTCAAAAAGACGAAACACAGGGTTCGCCTGAACAAAACTTTTTCGTCAAAATGGAAGGTATCGGTTACCATGAAGTAATCATCGAATCCCCTGACCACAACGCCTCTCTGGAGAAACACTCTCTTCATCAGCTTCAGGAAATTTTTCGCGCCTGGCAGGAACGCCATAATGCGTTGATGAAAGAGGAGATAATCAAATACGTCCAGATTTTTAAAAATGCAGGGGCAGTAGCAGGAGCCTCTTTAGAGCACCCCCACAGCCAGCTCATCGCGACACCGCTGATTCCTCCTGTAATCGAAGAAGAACTAAAGGGGGCCCAAGACTTTTTTGAGGAAAAAGGATGCTGCCTTTACTGCGAAATAAATCACCAGGAATTAAAGAAAAATGTCAGAGTTATTGCCGAAAACGAAGGTTTTCTTGCCTATTGCCCCTTTGCCTCGCGTTTCCCCTTTGAAACCTGGATTCTCCCCAAGCGGCACCAGGCAAGCTTCTCAGCGCTGGACGATTCTTTATTGAAACAGTTAAGCTCAATTGTAAAAGAAACCATGCAAAGGATCATCTCCTCGTTAGATCATCCTCCTTATAACCTCCTGCTTCACACGGCTCCCGCCGGATATACAGAGGTTCCCTATTATCACTGGCACTTAGAAATCCTGCCGCGCCTCACCACGGTAGCAGGGTTTGAGTGGGGAACAGGAGTTTACATCAACCCCACATCCCCGGAGGCGGCAGCAAAATATCTAAGAGAAACAAATATAAAAACCTGA
- the glgA gene encoding glycogen synthase GlgA, with product MPKKGLKILFAASEVAPFAKTGGLGDVAGSLPKALARLGHDVRIVLPKYKQINEGDYLTDYPVEMDHHLETGIIRQTILKGRNCEIPVYLIDNYKYFYRDGIYGFADEAERYNFFSKALLGMLPRIDFQPHLIHCNDWQCGLIPLLLEIKYTEDPFYQRIATLFTIHNLQYQGLFPKHALRLIGLGDEFFTPERLEFYGEINFMKAGLLYADLINTVSKKYALEIQTPEYGERLDGLLRKRAQDLYGVLNGIDYEEFNPETDPHISKNYNIETVDLKRDNKYALQKEMGLPAGNTPLIGIVTRLVDQKGLDLIADIFDEMMALGIQFVLLGSGADYYQKLFAEFKMKYPQQAAINLGFNPILAKKIYAGADMFLMPSRFEPCGLAQLISLRYGTIPIVRATGGLADTIQDYDEKKGAGNGFSFKPYEPKALLEAIKRALAIYRERPEQWRRLMVNAMKADYSWERSAQEYTQLYEKAIHKHLATLYRVVV from the coding sequence GTGCCTAAAAAAGGGTTAAAAATTCTCTTCGCAGCTTCAGAGGTAGCACCTTTCGCAAAAACAGGAGGTCTTGGAGATGTTGCGGGTTCTCTTCCGAAAGCTCTTGCCCGGTTAGGGCATGATGTGAGAATTGTTTTACCGAAATATAAACAGATTAACGAAGGGGATTATTTAACAGACTATCCTGTTGAAATGGATCACCATCTAGAAACCGGTATTATCCGGCAAACAATTTTAAAGGGGAGAAACTGTGAGATCCCCGTTTATTTAATCGACAACTATAAATACTTTTATCGCGACGGAATCTACGGCTTTGCGGATGAAGCAGAACGATACAATTTTTTTTCGAAGGCCTTGCTTGGAATGCTCCCTCGCATCGACTTTCAGCCGCACCTGATTCATTGCAATGACTGGCAGTGCGGCCTGATCCCCTTGCTCCTGGAGATAAAATATACCGAAGACCCCTTCTACCAGAGGATTGCCACCTTGTTTACAATTCACAATTTGCAGTATCAAGGGCTTTTTCCCAAACACGCCTTGAGGTTGATCGGGTTAGGGGACGAATTTTTCACTCCGGAACGCCTGGAATTTTACGGGGAAATAAACTTTATGAAGGCGGGGCTTCTTTATGCAGATTTAATCAACACCGTAAGCAAGAAATACGCCCTGGAAATCCAGACTCCTGAATATGGAGAGCGCCTTGACGGCCTCCTCCGAAAACGGGCTCAGGATCTATACGGTGTTTTAAACGGAATCGATTACGAAGAATTTAACCCGGAAACAGACCCTCATATCTCCAAGAATTACAATATTGAAACAGTCGACCTCAAGCGAGATAATAAATACGCCCTCCAAAAGGAAATGGGTTTGCCTGCAGGAAATACACCCCTTATTGGGATTGTCACCCGTCTCGTGGACCAGAAAGGACTTGATCTGATCGCTGATATCTTTGATGAAATGATGGCTTTGGGAATCCAGTTCGTCCTCCTGGGAAGCGGGGCCGATTATTACCAGAAGCTGTTTGCGGAATTTAAAATGAAATACCCCCAGCAGGCCGCGATCAACCTGGGTTTCAACCCAATCCTTGCCAAGAAAATTTACGCCGGAGCAGATATGTTTTTAATGCCATCGCGCTTTGAACCATGCGGCCTTGCCCAGTTAATCAGCTTAAGGTACGGCACCATTCCCATCGTCCGCGCCACCGGCGGCCTTGCCGATACCATTCAGGATTACGATGAGAAGAAGGGAGCGGGAAATGGTTTTTCATTTAAACCTTATGAGCCAAAAGCGCTTCTGGAAGCCATCAAACGCGCCCTTGCCATTTATCGGGAACGGCCCGAACAGTGGCGCCGGTTAATGGTCAATGCCATGAAAGCCGATTATTCCTGGGAACGCTCCGCCCAGGAATATACGCAGCTTTACGAAAAAGCCATCCACAAACATCTCGCAACTTTATATCGCGTCGTAGTATAG